GTCTCTTCTTCAGACTGGAGCAAAGGGAAAGGATTTGTCCTTCAGAAGAGCAGAAAAGTCAGACCTCTGGAAGCAAAACCTGGGAGACATTTGCAAATTTTACAGCTCCAAATAGTTTTAAAGCAGGAAATGAAAGgcaatacagtaagtcccctacatatggaCATTCAAGTTTTAAAGATGCAAATACTGTGTTCGCATGTCCAATCATGTTAGTTCACATATCTGGTGTACACTGTCATGTgcatgcatcctctacaagtggttgtgcttttctgtactttactgtacagtactgtatagagtagagtagtacagtatctttatttcaagcccaggacttccagaagcaagcataaaagcagtACTGCTAAGAAGTGCCAAGTAGTAACGATgggaacaaaagtgaaaataactgAGAGAGCAGAGCGACAAGAGGAAGAATAACTGAAGAGATACACGATGTAGGAAACGCCAGAGGGATTTTCTTCTGTTAGTTTTTGAAGCGCAGGACGTGAATGTAGAATGTAGAATGCAACAAAGGCTGCAGCAGGCATTCAGAATACAATCTAGGGCTACCAGGTCATCTATGACGAAAATAAAAGAGCTACTACCTAGACATCACTGGACTGTTTTTTCAAGATGGTAGATAGAATTGAAtgcagcaaggaaccagaacctgtgccatcatcgtcaggcatgagtgaaattatagcttgccctccgtctcctattgctgacgatccttcagctctcccatctcccacctcctctgccacctccagtcagtaactcttgcctgtccactcgatgccagcccctgtatgccagctgttgtactgtgctcctgtacttttcaaggtactgactgacctgtaagattaaaaatgtttatttttttttgttttttatgtgttacttgtgtgaaaagtattataaacttatTACAGTACaatactatatagctgattgcATTAGTcaggtacctaggctaacttggGTGGACTTATGAACACACTCTCAGAGTGGAAttcatttgtatgtaggggacttactgtacatgCTGTTTTGTATCAGGTACTGGGCCTGGCACTCTATGTTACACAAATTCATTTGATCCATCCAACTAATTCATAAGGCAGCCATTATTTTCCTCCTATTTAAAGATGACGTAATAAGACTTTATTTAGCACTGGCCATTTGATGAGGTAAAaattctttttccctttaaaaaaatcacataactGCAACTCTTGGTGGTTGGATGACTTGCAAAAGGTCACTCTGATACCAATTATACAGTCAGGATATAAAGCCCATTTCTGTTGGTTTTGTGAAGCAAAGTTATTTTATGCTATCTATAAAAATGATGATTTCTTGTCCAAAGTTAGTAAGATACCAGCTGGTGGACCCAGCACTATATAATTTTAAGGCATTATGATTgttatatttcaaattatttaccTAGCTTTCTCCTTGCAAAGAGAATAATGAAGCTCATCCATCCAAGAACCAAGTCCTTACCTGCACTGTTGGCTTCCTGGGTTTCCAAGTGTTGCCAGGTTTCAAGCTGCTGTCCTCGAGGGTACCATGCTGGGGATTATGACAGCAAGCTGAACACCGGATGCACTGGTGATGGTGGCACCGGCAATTGTAGCAGTTTGGAATCATATTTCTCTTTCGCAAAGCGGGACAGATTTCCCCAGAACAATAAATGCAAGGGTCATGGACTACAGCTCCCTGGACATTGCAGGAGTAAGAGCATGTCCTGTGGTAATCAAAATCACCACAGTGTAGTGGCTTACAGCACATGGATTGTTCTAGACCTTTGCTTGCAAAACATTCTGTGTAAGTGGGAGTTTCTGACTGAAGGGGTGATATGGAATGATATGATTGGTCTGTGGCATGATAGGGTTGGTCTGTGGAGTGATATGATTGGTCCATGGGATGGCACCTCAATTCTCTATAGCTGGAGCTCATTGGCTGAAAACTTTGGTCAATAGGTTTTGGTCTCTGGGTAAAAGTCTTGTTATGAGTGGTTAAACCTGGCAAATGAGACATAGATAAGGATTTGCTACTCTCTTCAAAGAACTTTCTTCTGTCTGCAAAGGGCAAGAGGATGGCTTCCTCCCCAGCTTGGACAGCAGACGCTTTCACTTCCTTGTCCCCTGGGTTGGAAGGGCCTTCCACGGCTAGTGCCACATGTGGCTGCAGGCTGTGCTCTGGTGACCATCTCCAGCGACCTCCACAGACTCCATGGTGAATGTTGGCTTTCTCAGAGTCTGAAGAGGATGGGTCAGATGCTTTCCACCAGGTGTTTTGGCTTAAAGAGGACTGGCCAGATCTCTGGCCAGGACTCACTCGTCCCTCCAAGCCAATCCGAGATTCTTGACCCTCAGGGGCTTGACTGAGGCACTCTGAAGACCTAGCCCTGAGTATCATGCTCTTGTTGAAGAGCTTGTCTCTGGGGCTTGGTGGTTTTTTATATGAAGATAGAAGGGCTGAGTTAGAGGAAGGAAGTGGAGGACTCTCCAGGGTCTCCTCGGTCTCTTCCACTGGCTCCTTGGTGTAACACAGCTGTGACAAGGGACTTTTGCCTTTCTGGAGCTGGGCCTTCCTCCTCTGAATTTCATTACGTAGATTGGTAGCAAAACGTTCACTCTTCCGCCGGTTTTGGATCGAGCGGCCCCGGTACCCTCCATTTCGCTTACTGCCCACCCGGCCACACTCCTTGGGCTCACTGTCCCCTTCCTCAGTTGCCTCTGTGCTGCCAGCTACTTTAGAGGTTGGAGAACAGTCCCTAGTTTGTTGAGCAAGGGAGCCAGAGGACTGCTGGTTGACCAGTTCACTGTCAGCTCTGCTTGCTCTGTTTGGAGCCTGGAAACCTCTTTCTGGATGGTGTCCATCAGCCTCTCCATGTGGGGAACGGCTTGGGCTCTGATGACCTGAACCCAGAGGTCTATCATCCACTGGCTTGGTCTTTCTCTCTTTGCTCGGCTGGTCCTGGGTTCCTCCTGTAGGGGCACATGGGCTTTTCTTGCTTGTGTGGCTACTATGCATGTGCAAAGGGGATACAGTCCACTCCTGCCCATCCTGCCCAGCTTGGAGCTCTGTCCCCTTGCAATCCCTAGTATCGAGGTGCACACGCTGCAAGTGGGACACTAGCAGCTGTTCAGGGGCACTATGGCGATGCCCTGTGGGTCCTGTGAGGAGTGGAGAGCTGCCAAAAGAAGAAGTCTTAGCTAGCTCTGCTGAAGCCTGGTTGAGTGGGCTGGAACCTTTGCTGGAAGTTTTGTCATATGCTTTTGGGACTCCGACAGCTTTGGCTGAGGCCTCCATCAGTAGATGCTCAGAGCCCTTCTGGCTAGATTCAGGAGGTTGGCTGAGCTCACAGATCTGATGGCCCTCATTTGTCACTTGGTCTTGCCCGCTGAGGCAGCAGAACCTATTAGGGTTCCTTGGGGATAGCATGGTGTCCAAGCTAGGTTTCTCCTTCTGTTGCAAGGAATCTATAAGCTCAGAAGCCCTGCACTGCTCTCCATTGAAGAGTTGGGCTCTGGAAGCCTGAAGACTGTCTCGCCTCACTGGAGGTTGAGGGGGACCCCTGGCAGCCTTGGCAGGCTCTGAGTGGGAGACCTCCTGCGGACAGGATGACATCTGGGAGCTAGCAGTCAGGTGACCCCCACTGGTGCGACAGCCACCTCCTGAGGTCTCAACCACATTAGGGCGACCATTAGGGGCTTTAGTTGGCCCTGGGCCTTGCATGATACAGTCCACAGAGGCTGGCTCCTCTGGCCTGAGGGAAAGGGCACAGTCAGAGGCATTTGAGCTGGCTGAGAAGGAGCTATAGGCTGAGTCACGCTGGTTGGGGTATGTGCTCTGGTCAGTGGGCAAGAGATGGCCCTCATAGGTGGCTTGGCCTGGTTGCTCCAGGCTCTCCATACTGCCAATGGAGCTGCTTTTCTCAGTGCTGCAGTGCCGGGAGAGTGGACACCACTGCACACACACGTCACTGCAAGACACAGGACACACCGGTTAGTTAGCCACGTCACTAGATTACTTTCCCACCTTGGCCATCCCTACCACGGGAGAAGGCAAGACAACCCAGAGGCACCCATGCCACAAGGGAGAGGGAGATAAggcaaaagaggaaggaagggaaatggGATGAGAAGGACGCTGGGGATGCCAGAGAAATGTAGTAAAATGGGAGACAAGACGATATGTGGAAGAAGAATAGGGCAAGATCCAAAGACTAACAGTGTGAGAACTCCACTAGGGATAGtcctctgtttctctgccttAAGTGAGTCTAGAATTGCTTCTGGCCTTTGGCTGTCTCCTGGGAGCCAGCTCTCTGCGCTCTGCTTGGAGAAACAAGCACTGACTATTAGCATCTGAGAGGGGCCCTAAAGGGCTGATTTAATTTCAGCCAGCCTATTTtgtaaatcagtggttctcaaatttgagcatgcatcagaatcatcCAGAGGGTTCAATGAAACACAAGTGACTAGGCCTCATGCCCAGAGTTTTAGGTCTGGGTGGATCCTGAGAATTTTTACTTCTGACAGTTTTCTGGGTGATGCTACAGCTGTTGGTTCAGGGACCAcacttttgagaaccactggtgtcAAGCAAGCCCTACAAAGGGAAGTGATTGTGAGGGAGTAATTTTCTCAAGATTACCCAGCTCTAGTTCACAGCCCAGACAGGGCCACAGTTTTAGCATTCCCCTGTTCTTTTCTTGATAATAGTATTCCTCACTGTTTACTGAGGACCTATGATGTGCCAGACACTTTCTAATGTCTCGTTTCAAACTGAAGGGGAGAGATTATTATCTCCACTTGACAAATGAGAAAACCGAAGCTTAGAGAGGGAAAGTAAAATGACAAGCTCATATAGCTGCTAAAgaagcagagctggaatttgaacccaggcctctgtgAGTCTAATGTCCTGGCTCTTCTGCTACACTGTCTGTTAAATGGAAATGATAGTGGCATCTGTACCAGAGGGCTGCTTTGCGGGTGAAATCAGATAATAAAAGTGAAGCTCTAGGCGCCTAGTGAGGGTTCAACACCTGGTTGAGAGTAGCACCTCTCTTGATTGTTGTTTTCATGAGTATTGTTATCAGCATCCCCTCTACTATGACTATTGACATTACAGTGGCCCCTGCCCACCCAGGCTGCCCTCATCCCCCACAGCAAAGCCAAACTTGGGAGACCAATGACGGAACTAGGATCAAATACAATCTTGAATTTAAAGTACCATTTCCCACACACAAAGCCAAACTGAGCCAAATCATGCCAGTAACTCCCTGTCACTAGAACCCCAGAGGTTGCAGGCAGCTCAGAAAGGCCACAGTTCCGAATGCCAGAGCTGAGCAGTGGCAGGCACCGACAAGATCCTCCAGGTCAGCCTCTCCTAATTCCTGCTCACCGCCTTGCCCCTTAGCCACTCCGCTTACTTGACCTCTGGGCTAAGAATCCATCAATTCCTTGTTGGCAGGGAGATTTGCTATCCACCCCACCACCCTTCCTGCTGAAAACAGCCACACCCCCACTTAAACAGAAGCCAAGCTCAGAATGTGTTTCTGTGTATCCTTTCAGAACAAAActgcccctgcctctgccctgagCCCCTGGCTTCCGATATCAAATAAAGATACCGAGTCAGGGCAAACTCAACCCTTAGCTTCCCTGAGCGTCATCAAAAGAAATCCTTCTCGGAGGGAAGATCTTGCTGTGGAAGGGAAAAGGCAGCTTAAGCTAGCAGCTTTGCTGGCTCTGGGCTTGCTTAAAAAGTTCTCTGCGTTTGCTGGGTAGCTCCCTAAATTGAGAGATCCTTATTGCAGGTGGACCCTGTTATTCAGGGAGGTCCCCATTCTGAAGGCTTTGGTTTTGTGACAGAGTTGGATGAGAAACACTAGATGAGGTCACTGTGAGTCACCATAGCTAGAGAAGAGGATCGGAACCCAGTCCCGGGGTCACCGACAACAGAGACTAGGATGATGGGGGAGCCAGGGAAAGAGATTGCAAAGGAAATaaggtgaagaacaggaaagagagGTGTCTTGCAAGCCATGTGAAATATTTCAAGGAAACATTTTCTAAAAGGAAAGGGACTATCCCAAAGTCACAGACAGTTAGCAATAGATGACGATGGGAAGCCAGGTCCTCTGGACTGCCCCACCCCCTTCATTTTCCAGGATAGCACTCTGGGCTCTATAGCCTCCAATGGGGACTAGAGCACTCCTGAGTGGCTGGGTGGTCTAGCCTCCAGCCTGTTTTGAAGGGAAGGTTCCAGACTCACCTCGTGTTGCAGCCGGAATGCCAGGACAAGCTGAAGGCTTCAGAAGGGAAATGCATGGTGGTGGCCGCTTCAGGGCATCCCTCCAGCAGCTTGGCCACATGCCATGAGTGCGGCCTACTGACAGGGGCGTTTCTCCTACAGCAAAAAAGGACAGGAAGTCAACTTAGGGAACCAGAGCTGAAATCACTTCCCAGGCAGCTTCCTCCCCAACCCCCTCTTTCCCTTAAATGAAGTAGCACATCTTGCAAGGAACTGGTGTAGGAATCTTAGCAGCTACCCCCTCAGCTCCCAGAACTCAAATCTCCTTCACCCCAAAGACAATCCATGGACATACAGAATTTGAGAGTCATAGGGCTCTTTTGGTCATGGGTATGTCCCAAGCATATGCAGCAATGCCAGatgcatagtagatgctcaataaatatttgtggaatatgtGAGTACTGTTGCTCAATGAACAGTGTGCCCACTCTAAGTTTTCtctgagaaaaaataaatgtagccaatcttcccatttttctttaagaaaggaATAGGTAAATCATTGAGAAGCTTGAACAAGTCAGCACCAACTGACTGCCGGTTCTCCAGTTTTGGGCTCATTCAATTTGATATGGTGGATACATACCTCTTGGGATACAGAGATCAATCAAGCATAGGCTTTGTTCCTGAGAACTTACTGGTAAAGGCACTGAGAGAGGGAAGGACAAGATGGCCACAGAGGTGAGGCTGCTAAGTTTGTAGGTAGAGGTTTGGCAAGAAACCCCCATTTCAGCCAGGGAGAACAGAACAACGTGATAGATGGCATGGTACTAGGCTAACAGGGAAGACTGGCTTTCAGGGCAGGGGTGACTAAAGAGAAACAGGTCTGAGGCCAAGGCCCTGAATGCAACCACAGTACCTGTCTGGTGCGGGACGCTGCAGCCACaactcctgcactgacaggcttCTACAGGACCCATCCCTGTGCTCTGGTATATTTCACATGAATAGAAGCCACCCTTGCAAGTGGGGAACAGGTGTGGGGCACAGGTAGTGCCAGAGGATAAAGAGATGATTGatatgagagagggagagaaagtagGGAGGAGAAGAATAAGAGAGGGGGAAAGGAAGAgggcagagggaagaagagagagagggaaggaaggagaggggaagggaagggagaagagaggagaggacagggaaggagaggtgaggagaggaggagaaacaAGGAGAGAAAGACATATCAGACGGGCATGTAGATGACAGATAAGAGGGAAGAGATGGTACAGATATAAACAAATGACAGAAATGGAGAAGTCTGAGACagagtacagggaactatataggGATAAATGgatgacagagaacaagatgaTAGAGTAAGAGAAACAGATGATAAATaaaggagaggacagagagaTAAACAGATGATagtttatttactaattttttcATTCAATTACTGTGGCAGGTTCCATACTGGATAGCGAGGAAGCAGAGTTGACTAAGATAAGGCCCCTGGTTTTCAACATGCTTGTTATAGAGTGGGATAAATCAGCTCTCTACCTCCCAGGAGCAGCAGTTGAGAGACTAGAGCTGAATCCATATTCGCGGGGAATGCCCCTTATCCTGGCAGACATACAGAAAATCCCAGCAGAGCAGAGCTCTAGAGGGCTAAGGCCTGAAAAAGTAGTCCTGAGGAAAATGGCCTTGCTGGGGAAAACATGTGTTGAGTGGTAACAGGCCAGACACAGAGAAGGAGATATAAAAGGAAGGGCAGTGGAAGATGCCTGCCAAAGGTCAGGAACCAGAGCCACAGATCAGCTGCAGCAGTGAAAATTtatgggaaggaggagaagtgAGGGCCGCATATTTAACCACTGTTCTATTACGGATTTCAGAGTGCCAGCAGGGAGGCTGAAGGCACTAGAAGATCTTGGGGGGATGTGCCTGCTCCAGAGTTTCACACACAAAACCACGTTGCTAGAAATCTCTCCAGGGGCTGTTACCCAGGAGTCATCCATGAACAACTATTTATAAAGCATCTCATAGAAGTACTATGTACTAGTAGATACTACATACCATGTGTATCTAACTATGTAGCACAGTTCCAGGCACTGAGGATACATGGAGAACTGGGCACCTCTCTTATTTGGAGCTCTTCTTCTAAACCCAGCATTTTTGAAGTTCTGAGTCCAGGGTTTAAAATGTGGGCAGTCAGCCTTGATACCACCTTTTTCCCAACCATCCAATCCCTTATAGAGTTCTACTGAATCTTCTTTTACAATATTTCTTTGGCttggcctctttctctctctccccataccCAAACCATTCTCACTGAGACTCTTCTACATAACCATACTTCTCCACAGAACCTGTCAC
The nucleotide sequence above comes from Capricornis sumatraensis isolate serow.1 chromosome X, serow.2, whole genome shotgun sequence. Encoded proteins:
- the SHROOM4 gene encoding protein Shroom4, with the translated sequence MENRPGSFQYVPVQLQGGAPWGFTLKGGLEHCEPLTVSKIEDGGKAALSQKMRTGDELVNINGTPLYGSRQEALILIKGSFRTLKLIVRRRNAPVSRPHSWHVAKLLEGCPEAATTMHFPSEAFSLSWHSGCNTSDVCVQWCPLSRHCSTEKSSSIGSMESLEQPGQATYEGHLLPTDQSTYPNQRDSAYSSFSASSNASDCALSLRPEEPASVDCIMQGPGPTKAPNGRPNVVETSGGGCRTSGGHLTASSQMSSCPQEVSHSEPAKAARGPPQPPVRRDSLQASRAQLFNGEQCRASELIDSLQQKEKPSLDTMLSPRNPNRFCCLSGQDQVTNEGHQICELSQPPESSQKGSEHLLMEASAKAVGVPKAYDKTSSKGSSPLNQASAELAKTSSFGSSPLLTGPTGHRHSAPEQLLVSHLQRVHLDTRDCKGTELQAGQDGQEWTVSPLHMHSSHTSKKSPCAPTGGTQDQPSKERKTKPVDDRPLGSGHQSPSRSPHGEADGHHPERGFQAPNRASRADSELVNQQSSGSLAQQTRDCSPTSKVAGSTEATEEGDSEPKECGRVGSKRNGGYRGRSIQNRRKSERFATNLRNEIQRRKAQLQKGKSPLSQLCYTKEPVEETEETLESPPLPSSNSALLSSYKKPPSPRDKLFNKSMILRARSSECLSQAPEGQESRIGLEGRVSPGQRSGQSSLSQNTWWKASDPSSSDSEKANIHHGVCGGRWRWSPEHSLQPHVALAVEGPSNPGDKEVKASAVQAGEEAILLPFADRRKFFEESSKSLSMSHLPGLTTHNKTFTQRPKPIDQSFQPMSSSYRELRCHPMDQSYHSTDQPYHATDQSYHSISPLQSETPTYTECFASKGLEQSMCCKPLHCGDFDYHRTCSYSCNVQGAVVHDPCIYCSGEICPALRKRNMIPNCYNCRCHHHQCIRCSACCHNPQHGTLEDSSLKPGNTWKPRKPTVQEFPGDKWKPITGNRKTSQSGREMAHSKASFSWATPFHPCLENPALDLSNYRAVSSLDLLGDFEHSSKKAEETSVHEGESSLASMPRPLRSRAFSESHITLDPQSSPAWEQHRKELFNKVDETQPDALGARKKAFPPPRPPPPNWEKYRLFRAAQQQQQQQKQQQEEEEEEEEEEEEEEEEGVEEEEEEEEEAGEEEELPPQYFSSETTGSGALHPEEVLEQPQLPAFGHLEAPRQGSQSLPAEPESFALRSSDFLPPVRGHLGSQAEKAQPPCYYGIGGLWRTSEQETTDSKQDFQHFSPPQGPPGIPTSYSAYYNISVAKAELLNKLKDQPEMLEIGLGEEEIDHELAQKKVQLIESIGRKLSVLREAQRGLLEDIAANSALGEEVEANLKALCKSNEFEKYRLFIGDLDKVVNLLLSLSGRLARVENALNSIDSEANQEKLVLIEKKQQLTGQLADAKELKEHVDRREKLVFGMVSRYLPQDQLQDYQHFVKMKSALIIEQRELEEKIKLGEEQLKCLRESLLLGPSNF